CCCCCTTGATTTTGCGCTATGGAAAAAACAGAAACCAGGAGAGCCAGCGTGGAATTCTCCATGGGGAAAGGGAAGACCGGGATGGCACATTGAATGCTCTGTTATGTCCATGAAGTACCTTGGTTTCTCCTTTGATATTCACGGTGGTGGAATTGACCTTATTTTCCCCCATCATGAGAATGAGATAGCTCAATCTGAGGCATGGGCAGGAGATAAACCCTATGTAAGATACTGGCTTCACAACGGCCTTATAACTGTAAACAGGGAGAAGATGAGCAAATCTCTTGGAAACTTCTTTACCATTGAGGAACTATTAAAGAAGTATCAGCCAGAGGTTTTAAGGTTGTTTCTCCTTTCAGGTGACTATCACTCTCCCATAGACTTTTCCTTTGAGAAACTGAATGAGATAAAAAAATCCTATGAAAGAATTAAGGAGTTTTACAACTTCCTTAAGGTGATGAAGGAGAAATTCCCTGAGGATGATGAAAAGATAAGGAAAATCTCTGATGGTGCAATGAAAGAGTTTATATCCTTTATGGATGATGATTTTAATACTCAGGGTGCCCTCGGAGTTTTATTTAAATTTATAAATAAGATTAAAGGAGAAGGAGGAGAGGGTAGTTTCAGTTATGCACTGAAGGTATTTGAGGATATGTTAAACATACTTGGAATAAAAATTTCCTTTAAAGAGATTAAGAATTTAAAGGAGGAACTTATAAAGATTCTTTCTGACTTTAATCTTGTTGAAAAGGGGGATGAGGAGAAGGAAGAGGAGGAATTAATAAAGAAGATAA
The nucleotide sequence above comes from Caldisericia bacterium. Encoded proteins:
- the cysS gene encoding cysteine--tRNA ligase produces the protein MRVYNTLTRKKEELVPREKGKIYMYVCGLTPDNYPHLGHARAFVVFDTIKRYLKFKGFEVKYVQNYTDIDDKIIKRANEWGISPKEIAETFISMYEKYLNLFNVDREGNIYPRVTENIDDIIKMIKELEDKGFAYETDTGVYFSVKKFPEYGKLSRRKIEDLIKGARIPVDETKKDPLDFALWKKQKPGEPAWNSPWGKGRPGWHIECSVMSMKYLGFSFDIHGGGIDLIFPHHENEIAQSEAWAGDKPYVRYWLHNGLITVNREKMSKSLGNFFTIEELLKKYQPEVLRLFLLSGDYHSPIDFSFEKLNEIKKSYERIKEFYNFLKVMKEKFPEDDEKIRKISDGAMKEFISFMDDDFNTQGALGVLFKFINKIKGEGGEGSFSYALKVFEDMLNILGIKISFKEIKNLKEELIKILSDFNLVEKGDEEKEEEELIKKIIDERKKMRENKEYEKADKIRERLKELGYEVRDGKRETIYFRRE